Proteins from one Bradyrhizobium roseum genomic window:
- a CDS encoding branched-chain amino acid ABC transporter permease, translating into MLDFVQQLVSGIALGCVYGLIALGFVLVYKATEVVNFAQGDLMMLGGFFAFTFIGMLGLNYWLGFAGAVICMAAFGMLAERVVVRPILGYPQFSIIMATIGLGYFLRSVVGMIWGTDDFKIETPFSDGVLRIGSLVLAYDKLSVIAATVILCALLYLFFNRTTLGTAMRASSENMLAAYYMGIPVKRVVSIVWAISAAVATAAGVLLAPITFIHSNVGLVLGLKAFPAAVLGGFGSIPGAVVGGVLIGVIESMAGFYLPQGWKDIAPYLVLLVVLLLKPEGLFGVHTRKKV; encoded by the coding sequence ATGCTGGACTTCGTTCAGCAGCTGGTGAGTGGTATCGCGCTCGGCTGCGTCTACGGCTTGATCGCGCTCGGTTTCGTGCTTGTTTACAAGGCAACCGAGGTCGTCAATTTCGCCCAGGGCGATTTGATGATGCTGGGCGGGTTCTTCGCCTTCACCTTCATCGGCATGCTCGGCCTCAATTACTGGCTTGGATTCGCCGGCGCGGTCATCTGCATGGCGGCGTTCGGCATGCTGGCCGAACGCGTCGTGGTGCGTCCGATCCTCGGCTACCCGCAATTTTCCATCATCATGGCGACGATCGGCCTCGGATATTTCCTGCGCTCCGTGGTCGGCATGATCTGGGGCACCGACGATTTCAAGATCGAGACGCCGTTCAGCGACGGGGTGTTGCGAATCGGCAGCCTCGTGCTGGCCTACGACAAGCTCTCGGTGATCGCCGCGACCGTGATCCTCTGCGCGCTGCTGTATCTGTTCTTCAACCGCACCACGCTCGGCACCGCGATGCGCGCCAGCTCGGAGAACATGCTGGCTGCCTACTACATGGGCATCCCGGTCAAGCGCGTGGTGTCGATCGTGTGGGCGATCTCGGCAGCGGTCGCGACCGCCGCCGGCGTGCTGCTGGCGCCGATCACCTTCATTCACTCCAATGTCGGCCTCGTGCTGGGCCTGAAGGCGTTTCCGGCCGCGGTGCTCGGCGGCTTCGGTTCGATTCCCGGCGCGGTGGTGGGCGGCGTGCTGATCGGCGTGATCGAGAGCATGGCCGGTTTCTACCTGCCGCAGGGCTGGAAGGACATCGCGCCCTATCTCGTGCTTCTGGTGGTGCTGTTGCTCAAGCCGGAAGGCCTGTTCGGTGTTCATACGCGGAAGAAAGTCTGA
- a CDS encoding ABC transporter ATP-binding protein, with product MHPNRSALEVRGLTKCFDRPAVEALDLTVRAGEFYALLGPNGAGKTTTLRMVAGLLKPDAGSVSILGIDAIADPVAAKQITAWVSDEPMIYDKLTPLEYLEFVAGLWGIDPEVSAPAAQQLLLSLGLEPHLHERCEGFSKGMRQKVALAGALVHDPRLIILDEPLTGLDALSARHVKGLLQDRVRAGCTVIMTTHILEVAERMADRIGVIAKGRLVAEGTLAELRQQNGRNDTSLEDVFIALVDANAIAA from the coding sequence ATGCACCCCAATCGATCGGCACTCGAAGTACGAGGGTTAACGAAGTGTTTTGACCGGCCGGCCGTCGAGGCACTCGACCTGACCGTTCGCGCCGGCGAGTTTTACGCCCTGCTCGGCCCCAACGGCGCCGGCAAGACCACGACGTTGCGGATGGTCGCCGGCCTGCTCAAGCCGGACGCGGGCTCCGTCTCCATCCTGGGCATTGACGCCATCGCCGATCCCGTCGCCGCCAAGCAGATCACGGCATGGGTCTCCGACGAGCCGATGATCTACGACAAGCTGACGCCGCTGGAATATCTCGAATTCGTCGCCGGCCTCTGGGGCATCGACCCCGAGGTTTCCGCACCCGCAGCGCAACAGCTCCTGCTGTCGCTCGGCCTCGAGCCGCACCTGCACGAGCGCTGCGAGGGATTTTCCAAGGGCATGCGTCAGAAGGTGGCGCTGGCCGGCGCGCTGGTTCACGATCCGCGCCTGATCATCCTGGACGAACCGTTGACCGGCCTCGATGCGCTGTCGGCGCGTCATGTGAAAGGGCTGCTGCAGGACCGCGTCCGTGCCGGATGCACCGTGATCATGACGACGCATATTCTCGAAGTCGCCGAGCGGATGGCCGACCGGATCGGCGTCATCGCCAAGGGCCGGCTGGTGGCCGAGGGCACGCTCGCGGAATTGCGCCAGCAGAATGGCCGCAACGACACCAGCCTCGAAGATGTGTTCATCGCGCTCGTCGACGCCAACGCGATCGCCGCATGA
- a CDS encoding permease has product MSSTAALSWFARHEIRLAWREWLAMMTGSRGKRKRAIIALVVFAAFLHLPAYAVVGRFADLQAPLGKQELIVITSSIFLAWALMLSQAIESVTRVFYARADLDLIMSSPSNLANVFSVRIAAIALSVTGMALLLSTPFVDVLVIGGGARWLLAFGVVVAIGLTAAAVAIAITVFLFRLIGPSRTRLVAQIVSAVIGAGFVIALQIAAILSYGTLSRFTVLTSEAAAAHAPDLDSPLWWPARAAIGDGEVLSWLIAAGLLLLGVVMAVFSPRFADTAVRVAATARAARHGPRTTAFRSGSRQRALRTKEFLLLRRDPWLLSQSLMQLLYLLPPALMLWRSFSETSSAIVLITPVIVMAAGQLAGGLAWLTISGEDAADLVATAPLPPSNVIRAKVEVVLLSICAIFGPLIAALAFASLTQAIVTALGVIVATVSAGAIQLWFRVQAKRSQFRRRQTSSRLATFAEAFCSIGWAATAALAVTIPIAAVFSGVTTAAILAATWKISPQRA; this is encoded by the coding sequence ATGAGTTCGACTGCGGCGCTTTCCTGGTTTGCCCGGCACGAGATCCGCCTGGCCTGGCGCGAATGGCTGGCGATGATGACCGGCAGCCGCGGCAAGCGAAAGCGCGCGATCATCGCCCTCGTCGTGTTCGCCGCCTTCCTGCACCTGCCGGCCTATGCGGTGGTCGGGCGCTTCGCCGACCTGCAGGCCCCCCTCGGCAAGCAGGAACTGATCGTCATCACTTCTTCGATCTTTCTCGCCTGGGCGCTGATGCTGTCACAGGCGATCGAATCGGTGACGCGGGTATTTTACGCGCGCGCCGATCTCGACCTGATCATGTCCTCGCCTTCGAATCTTGCCAACGTATTCTCGGTCCGGATTGCCGCGATCGCGCTGTCGGTCACCGGCATGGCGCTATTACTGTCGACGCCCTTCGTCGACGTGCTCGTGATCGGCGGCGGCGCAAGGTGGCTGCTGGCCTTTGGCGTCGTCGTCGCGATCGGTCTCACGGCAGCTGCGGTCGCCATTGCCATCACGGTATTTCTGTTTCGCCTGATCGGCCCGAGCCGTACCCGCCTCGTCGCGCAGATCGTCTCTGCGGTCATCGGCGCCGGCTTCGTCATCGCACTGCAGATCGCCGCCATCCTTTCCTACGGTACGCTCTCGCGCTTTACGGTGCTGACTTCCGAGGCCGCCGCCGCCCATGCGCCCGATCTCGACAGCCCGCTATGGTGGCCGGCGCGCGCAGCGATCGGCGACGGCGAGGTGTTATCCTGGCTCATCGCCGCCGGCCTTTTGCTGCTCGGCGTCGTCATGGCGGTCTTCTCGCCGAGATTCGCCGATACCGCCGTGCGCGTCGCCGCGACCGCACGGGCGGCCCGTCACGGACCGCGCACGACCGCCTTCCGCAGCGGTTCGCGGCAACGGGCGCTGCGCACCAAGGAATTCCTGCTGCTGCGGCGCGACCCGTGGCTGCTGTCGCAGAGCCTGATGCAACTGCTCTATCTGCTGCCGCCTGCCCTGATGCTGTGGCGAAGCTTTTCCGAAACCTCGTCCGCGATCGTCCTGATTACGCCCGTGATCGTGATGGCGGCTGGCCAGCTCGCCGGTGGTCTCGCCTGGCTGACGATCTCGGGCGAAGACGCCGCCGACCTGGTCGCGACCGCGCCGCTCCCGCCCTCGAACGTCATCCGCGCCAAAGTCGAAGTAGTGCTGCTCTCGATCTGCGCCATCTTCGGGCCGCTGATCGCAGCGCTCGCCTTTGCCTCGCTGACACAGGCGATCGTCACCGCGCTCGGCGTCATCGTCGCCACCGTCTCGGCGGGCGCAATCCAGCTCTGGTTCCGCGTGCAGGCCAAGCGCAGCCAGTTCCGCCGCCGCCAGACCTCGTCGCGGCTCGCGACATTCGCGGAAGCCTTCTGCTCGATCGGCTGGGCCGCGACTGCGGCGCTCGCCGTCACCATTCCAATCGCCGCAGTCTTCAGCGGCGTGACGACGGCGGCAATACTTGCAGCGACGTGGAAGATCAGCCCGCAGCGAGCGTGA
- a CDS encoding toxic anion resistance protein, producing the protein MSETINVPAVMVDATAVSRIKSDIDISDRSRIVTFGDRAQRSVVEFADRILAQTQNRELGTTGKLLSDILAKARGLDPASLKDSGFFARLFSSMESRLRRFSEQFGDVASQIDRVCIELDRNKETLRRDIAVLDELHEQTKASLGDLDSHIAAGKAFAEEFRRGKLLELEQAAKAAGAGSDAMLAAQTYQDAAQALDRLEKRVFYLQQARQIGIQQLPQIRIVQSGDETLIENLQATTELTIPVWKQKMILLLGLSRQKSALDLQKTVTDATNEMMKQASEMMKTQAIEIEKQSQRGIIDIETLEKTNSDLLDTISGVLNVQQEGRKKRAEIEQRMAQLTDQLKTALSKSPA; encoded by the coding sequence ATGAGCGAAACCATCAATGTCCCGGCGGTCATGGTGGACGCCACCGCAGTTTCGCGCATCAAGTCGGACATCGACATCTCGGACCGGTCGCGCATCGTCACCTTCGGCGATCGTGCGCAGCGTTCGGTCGTCGAGTTCGCCGACCGCATCCTCGCCCAGACCCAGAACCGGGAGCTTGGGACCACCGGAAAATTGCTGTCGGACATCCTGGCCAAGGCCCGCGGTCTGGATCCCGCCTCGCTGAAGGACAGCGGCTTCTTCGCCCGCCTGTTCTCGTCGATGGAATCGCGCTTGCGGCGATTCTCCGAACAATTCGGGGATGTGGCCTCGCAAATCGACCGTGTCTGCATCGAACTCGATCGTAACAAGGAAACGTTGCGGCGCGACATCGCCGTTCTCGACGAGTTGCACGAACAGACGAAGGCCTCGCTCGGCGACCTCGATTCGCATATCGCTGCCGGCAAGGCGTTTGCAGAAGAATTTCGCCGCGGCAAGCTGCTCGAGCTGGAACAGGCGGCGAAGGCGGCCGGCGCCGGCAGCGATGCGATGCTGGCGGCGCAGACCTATCAGGATGCCGCCCAGGCGCTCGACCGGCTCGAAAAGCGCGTCTTCTATCTGCAGCAGGCGCGTCAGATCGGTATCCAGCAATTGCCGCAGATCCGCATTGTCCAGTCCGGCGACGAGACCCTGATCGAAAACCTGCAGGCCACGACCGAACTCACCATCCCGGTGTGGAAGCAGAAGATGATCCTGCTGCTCGGCCTGAGCCGCCAGAAATCGGCGCTCGACCTGCAGAAGACTGTTACCGACGCCACCAACGAAATGATGAAGCAGGCGTCCGAAATGATGAAGACCCAGGCGATCGAGATCGAGAAGCAATCGCAGCGCGGTATCATCGACATCGAGACGCTGGAAAAGACCAACAGCGATTTGCTCGATACGATTTCGGGCGTCCTCAACGTCCAGCAAGAAGGCCGGAAAAAGCGCGCCGAAATCGAACAGCGGATGGCGCAGCTGACCGACCAGTTGAAGACAGCGTTGTCCAAGTCGCCCGCATGA
- a CDS encoding substrate-binding domain-containing protein: MNRAVLRVAAGLLLALALGACSGPGPQFTILSGSENDILEPMVQEFCQLRRATCTVKYQGSLDIALALKAGNDPQADAVWPAASIWIDMFDTARRVKSVKSIAQMPVILGVKRSKAQALGWVGAKVTTRDILTAVEGGRLKFLMTSATQSNSGASAYLAMLAAGIGKPDLIESGDLDKPEVLATVRGLLRGVERSSGSSGWLADLYREGERTGARYEAMWNYEAIIKETNDKLIADRKEPLYAIYPEDGVSVGDSPLGFVDRGRGKEVESFFADLQAFLLKGETQTRIAATARRVELGRAAPLKADTATNLDPSRALTVVRPPEPAVIQKALSLYQEALRRPSLTALCIDVSGSMKGHGEEQLLEAMRFLLTTARTREVLVQWSKLDRIIVLPFSDRVLWAATGSGDDGDQAALLAKTLELRARDGTDFYTCGARALAEMKPVLDAGQHLPAIVIMTDGKSQGAMSTFEAAWRADGRGVPVFGVTFGDDADRSQLDNLAKLTGGRVFDGTKSLTQAFRAVRGYN, from the coding sequence ATGAACAGAGCCGTGCTACGCGTTGCCGCCGGACTGCTGTTGGCGCTGGCGCTTGGCGCCTGCTCTGGGCCCGGCCCGCAATTCACCATCCTGTCCGGCTCGGAAAACGACATTCTCGAGCCGATGGTCCAGGAGTTCTGCCAGTTGCGCCGCGCCACCTGCACGGTGAAATACCAGGGTTCGCTGGACATCGCGCTGGCGCTCAAGGCCGGCAACGATCCGCAGGCCGACGCGGTGTGGCCCGCGGCGTCGATCTGGATCGACATGTTCGACACCGCCCGCCGCGTCAAATCGGTCAAGTCGATTGCACAAATGCCGGTTATCCTCGGCGTCAAACGATCCAAGGCGCAAGCGCTGGGCTGGGTCGGCGCCAAGGTGACGACAAGGGATATCCTCACCGCGGTCGAGGGCGGCCGACTGAAATTCCTCATGACGTCTGCGACCCAATCGAATTCGGGCGCCTCGGCCTATCTCGCCATGCTGGCGGCCGGGATCGGCAAGCCCGATCTCATCGAGTCCGGCGATCTTGACAAGCCCGAAGTGCTCGCCACTGTCCGCGGCCTGCTGCGCGGCGTCGAGCGCTCCTCGGGATCGAGCGGATGGCTCGCCGATCTCTATCGCGAGGGCGAGCGGACCGGCGCGCGTTATGAGGCAATGTGGAACTACGAGGCCATCATCAAGGAGACCAACGACAAACTGATCGCAGACAGGAAGGAACCGCTTTACGCGATCTATCCCGAGGACGGCGTATCCGTCGGCGACTCCCCGCTCGGCTTTGTCGACCGTGGACGCGGCAAGGAGGTCGAGAGCTTTTTTGCCGACCTGCAGGCGTTCCTGCTCAAAGGCGAAACCCAGACGCGGATCGCGGCGACCGCGCGACGGGTCGAGCTTGGCCGCGCCGCCCCGCTCAAGGCCGACACCGCCACCAATCTCGATCCGAGCCGGGCGTTGACGGTGGTCCGGCCGCCGGAGCCCGCGGTCATTCAAAAGGCGCTGTCGCTTTATCAGGAAGCCTTGCGGCGACCCTCGCTGACCGCCTTGTGCATTGATGTCTCCGGCAGCATGAAGGGGCACGGGGAGGAGCAACTGCTCGAAGCGATGCGTTTCCTGCTGACGACGGCGCGCACCCGGGAAGTGCTGGTGCAATGGTCCAAGCTGGACCGGATCATCGTGCTGCCATTCAGCGATCGGGTGCTGTGGGCGGCGACGGGCAGCGGCGACGACGGCGATCAAGCCGCGCTGCTCGCCAAAACCCTCGAATTGCGCGCGCGCGACGGCACCGATTTCTACACCTGCGGGGCCCGCGCGCTGGCCGAGATGAAGCCGGTTCTCGATGCCGGCCAGCACTTGCCGGCCATCGTCATCATGACCGACGGCAAGAGCCAGGGGGCCATGTCGACGTTCGAGGCCGCGTGGCGCGCCGATGGGCGTGGCGTGCCGGTGTTCGGCGTCACCTTCGGTGACGACGCCGACCGCAGCCAGCTCGACAATCTAGCCAAGCTAACCGGCGGCCGGGTGTTCGACGGCACCAAGAGTCTGACCCAGGCTTTTCGCGCGGTGCGAGGGTACAACTGA
- a CDS encoding 5-bromo-4-chloroindolyl phosphate hydrolysis family protein, with translation MNWIVAGAAAAILLPVLAIGVGMPFWISGIISVAAGAGLIFMLSPRQLFEGLDASGVARGKIEFARELLTGAEPLAIRLEVAVSTIRTQAVAERVRHMARISREIFAGVEEDPLRVDRVRRFLTYYLPRAADLAEAYAILEKSGNRDTTRLVATSDLIDRLDTAFSHYATNLQEADLGNLDIELKLLKSSLDEDLGSSQLPVSDPGKRRA, from the coding sequence TTGAATTGGATCGTGGCCGGCGCGGCGGCTGCTATCCTGTTGCCGGTTCTGGCGATCGGCGTCGGCATGCCGTTCTGGATCTCCGGCATCATCAGCGTCGCGGCAGGCGCGGGGCTGATATTCATGCTCTCGCCGCGCCAATTGTTCGAAGGGCTGGACGCCAGCGGCGTCGCGCGTGGCAAGATCGAATTTGCGCGAGAGCTCCTGACCGGCGCCGAACCGCTCGCGATCCGTCTTGAAGTCGCCGTGAGCACGATTCGCACCCAGGCGGTCGCAGAACGCGTCCGGCACATGGCGCGGATTTCCCGCGAAATCTTCGCCGGCGTCGAGGAGGATCCGCTGCGCGTCGACCGGGTGCGGCGCTTCCTGACCTATTATCTGCCGCGCGCGGCGGACCTTGCCGAAGCCTATGCTATACTCGAAAAGAGTGGTAACCGCGACACGACGCGGCTGGTGGCGACCAGTGATCTGATCGACCGCCTAGACACCGCTTTCAGCCACTACGCGACCAATCTGCAGGAAGCCGATCTCGGCAATCTCGACATCGAACTCAAGCTTTTGAAAAGTTCGCTCGACGAGGATCTCGGCTCATCGCAGCTTCCTGTTTCCGATCCGGGTAAAAGGAGAGCCTGA
- the lpxD gene encoding UDP-3-O-(3-hydroxymyristoyl)glucosamine N-acyltransferase translates to MSYQREFFVPERTIAASEIANMAGLKFFAKDIAIRAGAALETAGVGDLSYMDHPKYLHALKNTHAGACLVSPRFSGVVPANTIAIVSLDPHLIYSRVLRLLYPEAASPVSTFETDGISSKATIHHTAVVAMGVTIDPGAVIGPRARIGAQTWIGSNVIVGPDVTIGKNCSIGAGASISHASIGQNVIVHPGVAIGQDGFGYASEPTGHSKMMQIGGVIIEDDIEIGANTTIDRGSSRNTIIGNGTKIDNLVQIAHNVNIGKHCLITAQVGIAGSVTIGDFVAIGGQAGIAPHISIGNGARIAGASGVTRDIPAGERWAGYPARPSRKFFRQNRLLEQLADTRTKR, encoded by the coding sequence ATGTCTTATCAGCGCGAATTCTTTGTTCCTGAAAGAACAATCGCTGCGAGTGAAATCGCCAATATGGCTGGCCTCAAGTTCTTCGCAAAAGATATTGCGATACGGGCGGGTGCCGCATTGGAGACTGCAGGTGTCGGTGACCTGAGTTACATGGATCACCCAAAATACCTTCACGCTTTGAAGAATACTCACGCTGGAGCATGCCTTGTCTCGCCACGCTTTAGCGGCGTCGTCCCGGCCAATACGATCGCCATCGTTTCTTTGGATCCCCATCTGATCTATTCAAGGGTTCTAAGGCTGCTCTATCCCGAAGCTGCAAGTCCCGTTTCTACCTTTGAGACTGATGGCATTTCATCGAAAGCAACGATTCATCACACGGCTGTCGTGGCCATGGGCGTCACTATTGACCCGGGAGCTGTGATAGGGCCGCGAGCTCGTATCGGAGCACAAACCTGGATCGGTTCGAACGTCATCGTTGGGCCAGACGTGACGATTGGGAAGAACTGCTCCATTGGCGCGGGTGCAAGTATTTCGCACGCCTCGATCGGCCAAAACGTGATCGTTCATCCCGGTGTCGCTATCGGGCAGGACGGCTTCGGGTACGCTTCGGAGCCAACAGGCCATAGCAAGATGATGCAGATCGGTGGCGTCATCATCGAGGACGATATCGAGATTGGCGCGAACACGACGATCGACAGGGGATCGTCCCGCAACACGATCATCGGTAACGGGACGAAAATTGATAATCTCGTGCAAATCGCTCACAATGTGAACATTGGGAAACATTGCTTGATTACCGCGCAGGTCGGCATCGCCGGTTCCGTTACAATAGGTGATTTTGTAGCCATTGGCGGGCAGGCGGGCATCGCTCCACATATCTCCATCGGAAATGGCGCAAGGATAGCCGGAGCGAGTGGCGTTACTCGCGATATTCCTGCCGGTGAGCGCTGGGCAGGTTATCCTGCGCGTCCAAGCCGCAAGTTCTTCCGGCAAAATAGGCTGCTTGAGCAATTGGCCGATACGAGAACGAAGCGATAG
- a CDS encoding alpha/beta fold hydrolase yields MSDAVDRGRRLLLGAALSGVAARAFAQGGASSPPLRRMEPLKHVDAGVLDIAYYEEGPADGPVAILLHGFPYDIHSYVDVAPQLAAQGCRVIVPYLRGFGATRFRDPATLRSGEQAAIGADVIALMDALNIRRAVLGGHNWGGRAACVAAALWPERIRGMVTVNSYLIQDLTRAGVPISPKYEVALWYEYYFQLERGRAGLAAHRREIARLLWKQWSPAWNFEDATFERSAAAHDNTDYVDVVIHSYRHRFGLAAGDPRYAELQRRLATMPPIPVPSITLDGDKDGVLPASDGRASAAKFTGRRIHRVVRGAGHNVPQEAPKAFADAVMQLMRD; encoded by the coding sequence ATGTCCGATGCTGTCGACCGCGGTCGCCGCCTGCTGCTCGGCGCGGCCTTGTCGGGCGTCGCCGCCAGGGCTTTTGCCCAGGGCGGCGCATCCTCGCCGCCGTTGCGGCGGATGGAGCCGCTGAAGCACGTCGATGCCGGCGTCCTCGACATTGCCTACTACGAAGAGGGACCTGCGGATGGTCCGGTCGCGATCCTGCTGCACGGCTTTCCCTATGACATTCACAGCTATGTGGATGTCGCTCCGCAGCTGGCGGCGCAGGGCTGCCGTGTCATCGTTCCCTATCTGCGCGGCTTCGGTGCAACGCGGTTTCGCGATCCGGCGACGCTGCGCTCGGGCGAGCAGGCGGCGATCGGCGCCGATGTCATCGCGCTGATGGATGCGCTGAACATCCGCCGCGCCGTGCTGGGCGGGCATAATTGGGGTGGCCGCGCCGCCTGCGTTGCCGCAGCTCTGTGGCCGGAGCGCATTCGCGGCATGGTGACCGTGAACAGCTACCTGATACAGGACCTGACGCGCGCCGGGGTGCCGATCAGCCCGAAATACGAAGTCGCGCTCTGGTACGAGTATTATTTTCAGCTGGAGCGCGGCCGGGCCGGGCTCGCCGCGCACCGTCGCGAGATTGCCCGGCTGTTGTGGAAGCAGTGGTCGCCGGCGTGGAATTTCGAGGACGCCACTTTCGAGCGCTCTGCGGCGGCGCATGACAACACTGATTATGTCGATGTCGTCATTCACAGCTATCGCCATCGCTTCGGCTTGGCGGCAGGCGATCCGCGCTATGCGGAACTGCAGCGGCGGCTGGCGACGATGCCGCCAATCCCCGTGCCTTCCATCACGCTGGATGGCGATAAGGACGGCGTGCTGCCCGCGAGCGACGGACGCGCGAGCGCCGCCAAATTCACCGGTCGCCGCATTCATCGGGTGGTACGAGGTGCCGGACATAATGTGCCGCAGGAAGCGCCGAAGGCATTTGCCGATGCCGTCATGCAATTGATGCGCGACTGA
- a CDS encoding alpha/beta fold hydrolase, with translation MKHVDAGVLNIAYFEAGPADGPAVMLMHGFPYDIHSYVDVAPRLAALGCRVIVPYLRGYGPTRFRDPATPRSGEQAAVGADMMALMDALGIQRAVFAGYDWGGRAACVGAALWPERCIGLVCVNSYLIQDIANAMAPARPEREVALWYQYYFQLERGRAGLAANRREIARILWTQWSPNWPFDDACFERSAMAHDNPDYVDVVIHSYRHRFGLAEGDPQYAEIQRRLAALPPITVPAVTLDGAGDGVAPATDGTQNASKFSGRRVHRVVPRVGHNLPQEAPEAFAAAVMELIKG, from the coding sequence TTGAAACATGTCGATGCCGGCGTTCTCAATATTGCCTATTTCGAGGCGGGTCCCGCCGACGGGCCGGCCGTGATGCTCATGCATGGTTTTCCCTACGACATTCATTCCTACGTCGATGTCGCGCCGCGACTGGCAGCGCTGGGCTGCCGCGTCATTGTCCCCTATCTGCGGGGCTACGGACCGACCCGGTTTCGCGATCCCGCGACGCCGCGCTCGGGCGAGCAGGCGGCGGTCGGCGCCGACATGATGGCGCTGATGGATGCGCTTGGCATCCAACGCGCGGTGTTCGCCGGCTATGACTGGGGTGGCCGCGCGGCCTGCGTCGGTGCGGCGCTATGGCCGGAGCGCTGTATCGGGCTGGTCTGCGTCAATTCCTATCTGATCCAGGATATCGCCAACGCGATGGCGCCCGCGCGCCCCGAGCGCGAGGTGGCGCTGTGGTACCAGTATTACTTCCAACTCGAACGCGGCCGGGCGGGGCTGGCCGCCAACCGGCGCGAAATCGCAAGAATACTGTGGACGCAATGGTCGCCGAACTGGCCGTTCGACGATGCCTGTTTCGAGCGATCAGCCATGGCCCATGACAATCCCGACTATGTCGACGTGGTCATCCACAGCTATCGGCACCGCTTCGGTCTGGCCGAGGGCGATCCGCAATATGCCGAAATCCAGCGTCGGCTGGCAGCGCTGCCGCCCATCACCGTTCCGGCCGTGACGTTGGACGGCGCAGGCGACGGCGTCGCGCCGGCGACCGATGGCACCCAGAATGCTTCAAAATTCAGCGGCCGCCGCGTTCATCGCGTCGTTCCGCGCGTCGGACACAATCTGCCGCAGGAGGCGCCCGAGGCGTTTGCCGCGGCTGTTATGGAGTTGATCAAGGGCTAG
- a CDS encoding MBL fold metallo-hydrolase, whose amino-acid sequence MLRSLVVLVATAFALSGALIAPAAAQQPLRSECLAMANAPPRVVPVSLRRTAAKAEEVTITYVGHSTYYIDTPGGVRIGTDFNGAYRTGRLPDVVTMNRAHSTHYTLFPDPKIAHVLHGWGENGQAANVSTQVGDVFIRNVPTDIRRYYGDGNGAMLRDGNSIFIFEVAGLCIGHLGHLHHKLDDTHFAAIGRLDIVMVPIDGTYTMSLDGVSEITKRLRSAVVLPMHRFATPLDEFMRLIGQQFAIDQRTERTLKISRDTLPGTPTVIILDGV is encoded by the coding sequence ATGCTGCGATCGCTTGTCGTACTTGTTGCCACCGCCTTTGCCCTGTCCGGTGCGCTGATCGCCCCCGCAGCCGCCCAGCAGCCGCTGCGCAGCGAGTGCCTGGCGATGGCGAACGCTCCCCCCCGCGTCGTGCCCGTCAGCCTTCGCCGCACCGCCGCCAAGGCCGAAGAGGTCACGATCACCTATGTCGGGCATTCCACCTACTACATCGATACCCCCGGCGGCGTGCGGATCGGGACCGATTTCAACGGCGCCTACCGCACCGGACGGCTGCCCGACGTCGTCACCATGAACCGCGCGCACTCGACGCACTACACGTTGTTCCCCGATCCAAAAATTGCACACGTCCTGCATGGCTGGGGCGAGAACGGACAGGCGGCCAACGTCTCTACGCAGGTTGGCGACGTCTTCATCCGCAACGTCCCCACCGACATCCGCCGCTATTATGGCGACGGTAACGGCGCGATGCTCCGGGACGGCAACTCGATCTTCATCTTCGAGGTCGCCGGCCTCTGCATCGGCCATCTCGGTCATCTGCATCACAAGCTCGACGACACGCATTTCGCAGCGATCGGCCGGCTCGATATCGTGATGGTGCCGATCGACGGCACCTATACGATGTCGCTCGACGGCGTTTCAGAGATCACCAAGCGGCTGCGCTCCGCCGTGGTCCTGCCGATGCACCGCTTCGCCACCCCGCTCGACGAATTCATGCGCCTGATCGGCCAGCAATTCGCCATCGACCAGCGAACCGAGCGGACCCTGAAGATTTCGCGGGACACGCTGCCGGGCACGCCGACGGTGATCATTCTGGATGGGGTGTGA